The following DNA comes from Magnolia sinica isolate HGM2019 chromosome 18, MsV1, whole genome shotgun sequence.
AGAGGGTTGGAATTCCACTAAGAATGTCAGATGTCAATGATCATCCTTGGCAGTGTGAATTTTGGGATGTTGTCCATCCACAATGGCTCCCATGCTTTGGAAGGTCTGCATTGACTTACTAGTGTATTCCACAGTACAGTGAGTGAATCACCGCCCTATAAAAAATTGTGGAGAACATACATGGTAGTCTAGCCGGAAGATATTCAAGGGAAGGGAAATGTGTTGGTGGATCTGAAAACTTCTAGACTTGATTAGTCCAAACTAAGGCTGTGTCTGGAAGTTCTTCACTTAGTCAAGGATGGAATGTGCTTAAATCTCAATTGGGATAAGAATTCCTTGGTTGAGATTCAGTGTCGGAAAGTGGTAAAGTAAAACACCACCTAATGCAGTTGCACCAAATGCAATGCAATGATGGGTTCTACTCAAGCCGTGGAGCCAATCCCCTTCTATAATTACTCCCAAACACCACCCTAAATCTAAGATGATGGTCAAGTTTTGCGGTATGTAGTTATAACTCATGTGGTAATAACACATTTAGTTATAGTAAATTATTAATACACATTATTATAAGCATAtgctgaccccaaatagctgggacaaggttatgacgatgatgatgatgaatgacaGTATTACAAGGGTTTCCTTGGAGGAAAATGCCTCAAagctcttggttttttttttttttttctttttaagacaGAACAGTCAATATAGTGAAATTTCTTGTTTCCCAAAAAATACCTTCCAAAAAGGTTCTTGTTTTCCTATTCATAAGGCTAGTTTATGTTACAACAGATCATATATTTATAATTAAGAATAACCTATTTTATTAAGAAGGCACTGGTagataggaatttaatgaccatttggaCTCTGCTCATAACTACAGAACTACCCAACATTAGAAGGGTGCTTAAACAAGTAAACAGCTACTTTACTATAAAGCTGCCTGGGTCTCAATGCATGGCTCAGTGGTTGATGCACTACGTTTCAACACTGAAGGCATGGGTTTGAGTGCCTATGTGGGGTGCGCATGGGTGggcgcgtgtgtaaaaaataaaaataaataaataaataaataaaactgtaAAGCTGCCCTTGCATATCTCCACATGCTCAGCTTATCTGTTAACTACCCATGAGAAAAGGAAGAATGCATCACTTCCTCAATTTCCCTTAGTTCCCACTTCAAATTAACTACTATTCTAGTCAACTATTCAATGATCCATGCTATGTGCTGTTCTAATTCCATCCTTACGGTTCCTTCCGCCCTTTTTTTCCCATTTACACACAACTTTTAACTTTTCAGTATTGCAATTGATGAAAATGAACAATTCGATCTCGATAAATGAATACATGGAGATGGATAGGATTACTAATCGAGTTGGTTGCTTCCGTCTAGTTTGTTGTCATGATGAACACTTTGAATTATTACAATCTCTCTGATTCTCTATAACAATAGCTGCCATATATTTTTGCCTGCAATATCTCCCCATTTATGTTAGCCACTAATCAACTGCTCTAATTACCATCTTAGGTTTATGATGTGACTCCATTTATGGAGGATCATCCAGGAGGTGCTGAGGTCTTGCTAGCAGCAACTGGTAAAAGATCTTGATCTTACatttctccctctcccttttcTAGCACTATTCCTGATATCACATGTTCTTGGACCTTGCTTTCCTTATCATGTCACATCATGTGAATCCCATTCATTAGTTCCATCCAATATTTTGCAGGAAAAGATGCAAAAAGCGATTTTGAAGATGTGGGCCACAGCGAATCTGCAAAAGAAATGATGGATACATACTACATTGGTGAAATCGATGTCTCAACTATCCAGGCAAAACGTAACTACCTTCCTCCTGGGACAGCAGCCTACAATCCTGATAAAAGTGGCAAGATGGTGATAAAGATTTTACAGTTCCTAGTGCCCCTTATGATTTTGGGCCTGGCCTTAACTGTTAGACACTATACGAAAGTAGACTAGACGAATCAACAGGAACTGATTTTGTTTCCTGTACTTACAACTATGATATAGTGGTGGTGCATGTGTCGGGAAGAATTTCAGCTCACCTTCTGGTTTTTTAAAGTTCATTGCAATTAGAATTTCTTACTCCAAAGTTCCATACTCACTTGCACATGTTGGTAGGATAGAAGAAGGGAAACTggtagggtgcatttggatgcactctcCCATTGAATTGAGTTTCttattatttaagtaaaaatgaaaataaccaAATTTTCATTACCTTAGCATTTGTATTGAAAGACAGAGCTTTAGACTGCAATTATGTTAATTTCAAGTTGAACTTGTAGGGAATGTAGCCACAATTTGGGGAAACTTATTATGAAGTCTGTGAAACATCATTAATTTTTTCAATTCCCTCTTTGATAAAACCGAATGTTAACAGCCCATTGATTTGTGCATCTAATTGCAGCCTTAATGAAATCAGTCACAATCTAACTAGTTGGTTTtcttcatttaatcaaacatcaaCGGGATTCCTATGCATCTAGGAAACCATCTGCATTGTGGTTTGGGCAGCAGTGGGAACCGAAGCTTCATCAAGTTGGATTTTCCAGCTTGAGATTAGAAGGAACACGCCCTATCTACCCGAAAAGCAAAGAAACTTCCCCTAGTgcccttaggggtcgtttggcaccatggatttgaggggatttcaaatcccctgattGGTtttttggcagcataaagtaactgggggtttcaaatccggtcaaagagagggtttgaaatccacattgagagcttggattacacctaaaatcctttcaatagttgcatgtgtaacatgtttgTCACcgtactattattctattggttacatggcccactaatgatatccaaaaagaattagattatcaattgcatcactattaatttctttaatatgatgatcagcaccatccaaacattgtccatgtaaatcaacggttaagaatcgttggttagtcactcggacatgatcttgtgcttgtggcccatctgagacttggaatttcatcgttttcaggcaaagcatatatttcagtgggcttattacaac
Coding sequences within:
- the LOC131233404 gene encoding cytochrome b5-like, coding for MASDPKIYVFEDVSKHNQIKDCWLIIHGKVYDVTPFMEDHPGGAEVLLAATGKDAKSDFEDVGHSESAKEMMDTYYIGEIDVSTIQAKRNYLPPGTAAYNPDKSGKMVIKILQFLVPLMILGLALTVRHYTKVD